The proteins below are encoded in one region of Clostridium estertheticum:
- the cphA gene encoding cyanophycin synthetase, with protein MKMLNSRVFKGRNIYSHKKCIRLNLDLEGYSEIPSKEIYGFNEKLVCMLPELNKHRCGIDEDRGFIKRLTEGTYLAHITEHIIIALHNMIGVDIRYGKSREISGDNYYIIFQYEYERTGIEAANIAVDFVNSLINKEDFELELKLNRLKDILMGEKLGVSTFNICNEARKRGIPILKIGEGSMFQLGYGKYSKIIQATMGSNTSAISVGIAQDKMLTKHLLNMHFLPVADGMKVNSIMDAISCAVDIGYPVVLKPQFGNQGKGVIANIKHERQLSDAYELLSNDYENIIIEKHISGKDYRVCCVYGDIVAVSERIPPYIIGDGVSTIEKLIQNINEDSRRGEGHEKELTKIKIDKGLIEYLKQKKCTLNFILSEKEKLYLKDNANLSTGGLSIDCTDMICDENIEICKRTASAIGLDICGIDVRCVDISRPISEEGVILEVNAAPGIRMHHNPYMGETRNVAGHIVDKLFKDIPTNIPLIAVTGTNGKTTTTRLIAHILTIAGYTVGMTTTSGIYIDGKCVFKGDTTGPKSALAVLMNKNIDAAVLETARGGIIRGGLAYDLADVAVITNITDDHLGIDGINTIEELAKVKALVGEAVKKDGYVIINGDDKMSLSILPRIKGKLIIFSSDKDNKIMGENIKNGGLGIYVDGTSLIIQNNINFVKLIDIKNIGITFKGILKYNIQNAMAACAAAVGLGIGYDIIRQGLKTFYCNEEQNPGRFNTYLIDNVTVILDYGHNIDGYKCVLEGLKNIKHNKIIGIIGIPGDRSDTNILDVGKCAGKNFDYIYIKEDKDRRGRGKGKVADLLEEGVLKSNFNIINIKKVLDEKEAFIEALGIAQPGDIVIIFFEKYEPLIEIIKSKIHKTEYETKLLAKN; from the coding sequence ATGAAAATGCTTAATTCTAGGGTGTTTAAGGGAAGAAATATATATTCTCATAAGAAGTGTATAAGACTTAACTTAGATTTAGAAGGATACAGTGAAATTCCTAGTAAAGAGATTTATGGCTTTAATGAAAAGTTAGTCTGTATGTTACCTGAGCTTAATAAGCATAGATGTGGAATAGATGAAGATAGAGGTTTTATTAAGAGACTTACAGAGGGAACTTATCTGGCACACATTACTGAACATATAATAATAGCACTTCATAATATGATTGGTGTTGATATACGTTATGGAAAATCTAGAGAAATATCTGGAGATAATTATTATATTATTTTTCAATACGAGTATGAGAGAACGGGTATAGAGGCTGCTAATATAGCAGTAGACTTTGTCAATTCATTAATTAATAAAGAGGATTTTGAATTAGAACTAAAATTAAATAGATTAAAGGATATATTAATGGGTGAGAAACTAGGAGTAAGTACATTTAATATTTGTAATGAGGCAAGAAAGAGAGGAATTCCCATATTGAAGATTGGTGAAGGAAGTATGTTCCAATTAGGTTATGGAAAGTACTCTAAAATTATACAAGCAACTATGGGAAGTAATACAAGTGCAATATCTGTAGGTATTGCACAAGATAAAATGCTAACTAAGCACTTATTAAATATGCACTTTTTACCTGTAGCCGATGGCATGAAGGTAAATAGCATAATGGACGCAATCTCATGTGCAGTTGATATTGGTTACCCTGTGGTACTTAAACCTCAGTTTGGTAATCAAGGTAAGGGGGTTATTGCCAATATAAAACATGAGAGACAGTTGTCGGATGCATATGAACTTCTAAGCAATGATTATGAAAATATAATAATAGAAAAGCATATAAGTGGAAAAGACTATAGAGTATGTTGTGTTTATGGAGATATTGTAGCAGTTTCAGAGAGAATTCCACCATATATTATAGGCGATGGCGTTAGTACTATTGAGAAGCTTATACAAAATATTAATGAGGATTCAAGGCGTGGCGAAGGTCATGAAAAGGAATTAACTAAGATTAAAATAGATAAAGGGCTTATAGAATATCTTAAACAAAAAAAATGTACATTAAATTTTATTCTTTCTGAAAAAGAAAAATTATATTTAAAAGATAATGCAAATTTATCAACGGGTGGTCTTTCAATAGATTGTACAGATATGATATGCGACGAGAATATTGAGATATGTAAACGAACCGCAAGTGCCATAGGACTTGACATTTGCGGAATAGATGTGCGGTGTGTTGACATTAGTAGACCTATAAGTGAAGAGGGGGTAATTTTAGAAGTAAACGCTGCGCCTGGTATTAGAATGCATCACAATCCGTATATGGGTGAAACACGTAATGTAGCAGGGCATATAGTTGATAAATTGTTTAAGGATATACCCACAAACATTCCATTAATAGCTGTAACAGGCACCAATGGAAAGACCACAACGACAAGACTCATTGCACACATATTAACAATTGCAGGATACACAGTTGGAATGACAACGACTAGTGGAATATATATTGATGGAAAATGTGTATTTAAGGGTGATACTACAGGCCCTAAAAGTGCTTTAGCTGTGCTTATGAATAAAAATATAGATGCAGCAGTCCTTGAAACTGCAAGAGGTGGAATAATAAGAGGAGGGCTAGCTTATGATCTTGCAGATGTTGCTGTTATTACAAATATAACTGATGACCACCTTGGAATAGATGGGATAAACACGATAGAAGAATTGGCAAAAGTTAAAGCTTTAGTTGGTGAAGCAGTTAAAAAAGATGGGTATGTTATTATTAATGGAGATGACAAGATGAGTTTAAGTATCTTGCCTAGAATAAAAGGAAAGCTTATAATATTCTCTAGTGATAAGGACAATAAAATTATGGGAGAGAACATTAAAAATGGTGGGTTGGGAATTTATGTAGATGGAACCAGTTTAATAATACAAAATAACATTAATTTTGTGAAGCTAATAGACATAAAAAATATAGGTATAACATTTAAAGGTATCCTAAAATATAACATTCAAAATGCTATGGCTGCTTGTGCGGCTGCAGTAGGTCTAGGAATAGGTTATGATATTATTAGGCAGGGACTAAAAACATTCTACTGTAATGAAGAGCAAAATCCAGGAAGATTTAATACGTATTTAATAGACAATGTAACGGTAATTTTGGATTATGGTCATAATATTGATGGATATAAATGTGTATTAGAAGGGCTTAAGAATATAAAACACAATAAAATTATCGGAATTATCGGAATACCAGGAGATAGGTCAGACACTAACATATTGGATGTTGGGAAATGCGCAGGAAAAAATTTTGATTATATTTATATAAAGGAAGATAAAGACAGAAGAGGTAGGGGTAAAGGTAAAGTAGCAGACCTTTTAGAAGAAGGAGTTTTAAAATCTAATTTTAATATCATCAATATAAAAAAAGTATTAGATGAAAAGGAAGCATTTATAGAGGCTTTAGGTATAGCACAACCTGGGGATATTGTAATTATATTTTTTGAAAAATATGAACCTCTCATAGAAATAATTAAAAGTAAAATTCATAAAACAGAATATGAAACTAAGTTACTAGCCAAAAATTGA
- a CDS encoding manganese catalase family protein — translation MFKHDKQLLRDVKVERPNPQYATLMQEQIGGANGELKAALQYLSQSFRIEDQTIKDLFLDIGSEELSHMEMVAQTINLLNGHDINYESVGVGEIKSHVLAGLAPVLINASGAPWTADYVTVTGDLVADLLSNIASEQRAKVVYEYLYRQIKDKYVRETIDFLLNREEAHNALFREALNKVKDTGSNKDFGITEDSRLYFDLSTPGKYFDAPNPTAPSFENPRK, via the coding sequence GTGTTTAAGCACGATAAACAACTATTAAGAGATGTAAAAGTAGAAAGACCTAATCCCCAATATGCAACATTAATGCAGGAACAAATAGGTGGGGCAAATGGAGAACTAAAAGCTGCCTTACAATACTTATCTCAGAGTTTTAGAATAGAAGATCAAACTATCAAAGATTTATTTCTTGATATAGGTTCAGAAGAATTAAGTCATATGGAAATGGTTGCACAAACTATAAATCTGTTAAACGGACACGATATAAATTATGAGAGTGTTGGCGTCGGCGAAATTAAAAGCCATGTTCTAGCAGGATTAGCACCAGTTTTAATAAATGCATCGGGTGCTCCATGGACAGCAGACTATGTAACTGTTACAGGAGATTTAGTTGCAGACCTACTTTCTAACATAGCTTCTGAGCAAAGGGCAAAAGTTGTATATGAATACTTATATCGTCAAATTAAAGATAAATATGTGAGAGAAACAATAGATTTCTTATTAAACCGTGAAGAAGCACACAATGCTTTATTTAGAGAAGCTCTTAATAAGGTAAAGGATACAGGATCCAATAAGGACTTTGGTATAACTGAAGATTCTAGATTATACTTTGATTTATCAACACCAGGTAAGTATTTTGATGCACCTAATCCAACTGCACCAAGTTTTGAGAATCCAAGAAAATAA
- a CDS encoding enoyl-CoA hydratase/isomerase family protein encodes MSDVKLVGPTQFEEYSEKYKDYLAMTRRDKIIEVRLHTNGGSYVHSWEAHTAWANAWSDIGRDLENEVMIITGTGDKWLIGNPDVWKTKFMDWPKQKKLEQYHESLRLLENLIFCIDIPTIGVINGPGTHCELATLCDITICTEDADFFDPHFLGGTPPGDGMMLTLQNTIGFKKAAYYAYTGKNINGQTALDLGIVSEVLSRDKLLPREWELAGMIMQAPRSARHLTHSILSRPWKKALVSDQGFQLTHQMYDMAIDEEGAFGRLTKMKERLMGK; translated from the coding sequence ATGTCAGATGTAAAATTAGTTGGACCTACACAATTTGAAGAGTACTCGGAAAAGTACAAGGACTATCTAGCGATGACTCGTCGTGATAAAATAATCGAAGTACGATTGCACACTAACGGGGGATCATATGTACATTCCTGGGAGGCTCACACTGCATGGGCTAATGCATGGTCAGATATTGGCCGTGACCTTGAAAATGAGGTGATGATCATCACAGGAACAGGTGATAAGTGGTTAATAGGCAACCCCGATGTTTGGAAAACAAAATTTATGGATTGGCCGAAGCAAAAGAAACTCGAACAGTATCATGAATCGCTGAGATTGCTTGAAAATCTGATATTCTGCATTGACATACCCACAATCGGGGTGATTAATGGCCCTGGAACGCACTGTGAACTCGCAACTCTCTGCGATATTACTATTTGTACAGAAGACGCTGACTTTTTTGATCCGCATTTTCTGGGAGGTACACCTCCTGGTGACGGAATGATGCTTACGCTTCAGAATACGATAGGTTTTAAGAAAGCAGCATACTACGCATATACTGGCAAGAATATCAATGGTCAAACAGCATTGGACCTGGGAATAGTCAGTGAAGTGCTGTCCCGAGATAAGCTTCTTCCTCGTGAATGGGAACTTGCGGGGATGATAATGCAAGCACCTCGCTCTGCGAGACATCTTACACATTCAATTTTATCACGTCCTTGGAAAAAAGCTCTCGTCAGTGATCAAGGTTTCCAGCTTACTCACCAAATGTATGATATGGCCATTGATGAAGAAGGTGCATTCGGAAGACTTACGAAAATGAAAGAACGATTAATGGGCAAATAG
- a CDS encoding CitMHS family transporter, which translates to MLALLGFITIVVLLTLIMTNKATPVVALIAVPTVAALVGGFGKSTGDFIIKGVLAIAPTATMFIFATLFFGILTDAGTFDPIIKKIFKIVGRDPVKIVLGTAILAMIVHLDGNGAVTFLVVIPAMLPLFDAVGMRRTTLATVVALSAGLMNMEPWGGVPLRAMASLKLTSTELFNPLLIPILVGAIFILFLDYRLAKKEVARIGKQNISIGNIDELPVDKEKQKYFRPKLFLVNILTIIISITMLIKGMFSPTAVFMIAFTITLVINYPNVKDQRARMDAHAKEALLMSSILFAAGAFVGIMQNSGMIKEMAAVLISIIPNFLGQHLAVIVGVIGMPASLIFDPDSFYFGVLPTIAAAAKAFGVPAVEIGRAALLGQMTTGFPVSPLTGSTFLLIGLVGVELGEHQKKTIPYAFAVTIVMLITAVIIKVIRF; encoded by the coding sequence ATGTTAGCTTTACTTGGTTTTATAACTATAGTTGTTCTACTAACACTTATAATGACAAACAAGGCAACACCCGTGGTAGCACTTATAGCTGTGCCAACAGTAGCAGCTCTAGTAGGTGGTTTTGGAAAGAGTACTGGTGATTTTATAATCAAAGGTGTTCTAGCTATTGCACCAACAGCAACTATGTTTATATTTGCTACATTATTCTTTGGTATTTTAACTGATGCAGGAACATTTGATCCAATTATTAAGAAAATATTTAAAATCGTTGGTAGGGATCCAGTGAAAATTGTTTTAGGTACTGCAATTTTAGCTATGATCGTTCACTTAGATGGTAACGGTGCGGTGACTTTCTTGGTAGTTATCCCTGCAATGCTTCCATTGTTCGATGCTGTAGGAATGAGAAGGACTACATTAGCAACAGTAGTAGCGTTATCAGCAGGACTTATGAACATGGAACCGTGGGGAGGAGTTCCTCTAAGAGCTATGGCTTCACTTAAGTTAACTTCTACAGAATTATTTAATCCACTGCTTATACCTATTTTAGTGGGTGCTATATTTATATTATTTTTAGATTATAGGCTTGCTAAAAAAGAAGTAGCAAGAATTGGGAAACAAAATATTTCTATTGGTAATATAGATGAATTACCTGTGGATAAAGAAAAGCAAAAATACTTTAGACCAAAATTATTTTTAGTTAATATTTTAACTATTATAATTTCTATTACGATGCTTATAAAAGGCATGTTTTCACCAACGGCAGTATTTATGATTGCTTTCACTATCACTTTAGTTATTAACTATCCAAACGTAAAAGATCAGAGAGCTAGAATGGATGCTCATGCAAAAGAAGCTCTTTTAATGTCTAGTATATTATTTGCGGCAGGTGCATTTGTTGGAATTATGCAAAATTCGGGAATGATTAAAGAAATGGCAGCAGTTTTAATATCTATAATACCAAATTTTCTTGGGCAACATCTTGCAGTTATTGTAGGTGTTATAGGAATGCCAGCTAGTTTAATATTTGACCCAGATTCATTTTACTTTGGAGTTCTTCCAACAATTGCGGCAGCAGCTAAAGCATTTGGAGTGCCAGCAGTAGAAATTGGTAGAGCTGCATTACTTGGGCAAATGACAACTGGGTTTCCAGTTAGTCCACTTACGGGATCAACATTCTTGTTAATAGGACTCGTAGGCGTTGAACTTGGAGAACATCAAAAGAAAACTATACCTTATGCCTTTGCGGTAACGATTGTAATGTTAATAACGGCAGTGATTATAAAGGTAATCAGATTTTAA
- a CDS encoding acyclic terpene utilization AtuA family protein: MKKVRIGSGAGYAGDRIEPAIELMKKGNLDYIIFECLAERTIAIGQQQKLKDSSKGYNEFLEYRMKQVLPLCKEKKIKVITNMGSANPISAAKVVKRIAENLGIKGLKIAAVLGDDIFSNIDKYMNYKILETGKNLESIKSQIISANAYIGTQGIIEALNNEADIVITGRVADPSLTLAPLMFEFGWDKENYKLLGKGTLAGHLLECGGQVTGGYFADPGYKDVPELWNLGFPIAEISENGEIVITKLEDAGGMVTEDTCKEQMIYEIHDPSSYLTPDVIADFSQVNITEIEKNKVLLIGAGGKDKTGLFKTSVGYKDCYIGEGEMSYGGSGAYERAKLAGEIIKKRLEYVNAHIEELKIDFIGVNSLYKDSLSDALNKSNKNFNEVRLRVAARTLNKADATIIGNEVEALYTNGPAGGGGARKGVKEIVSVASIFVPSDDINIKVIYEEV; this comes from the coding sequence TTGAAAAAAGTAAGAATTGGATCAGGTGCTGGGTATGCAGGGGATAGAATAGAACCAGCTATAGAACTTATGAAAAAGGGAAATCTTGATTATATTATATTTGAATGTTTAGCTGAACGAACAATAGCAATAGGGCAACAACAAAAATTAAAGGATTCTAGTAAGGGATATAATGAATTTTTAGAATACAGAATGAAACAGGTATTGCCGTTATGTAAAGAAAAAAAAATAAAAGTAATAACAAATATGGGGTCTGCAAATCCTATTTCAGCAGCTAAAGTAGTAAAACGAATCGCAGAGAACTTAGGAATTAAGGGATTAAAAATTGCTGCAGTATTAGGAGATGATATTTTCAGTAACATAGATAAATACATGAATTATAAGATACTTGAAACAGGTAAAAATCTAGAATCAATAAAATCGCAAATAATTTCTGCTAATGCGTATATTGGAACACAAGGTATAATAGAGGCTTTAAATAATGAAGCTGATATTGTAATAACTGGTAGAGTGGCTGACCCTTCACTTACTTTAGCGCCATTAATGTTTGAGTTCGGTTGGGATAAAGAAAATTATAAGTTATTAGGGAAAGGTACTTTAGCTGGGCACTTATTAGAATGTGGAGGTCAAGTAACTGGAGGTTACTTTGCAGATCCAGGTTATAAGGATGTACCGGAATTATGGAACTTAGGATTCCCTATAGCAGAAATATCTGAGAATGGTGAAATAGTTATTACAAAACTTGAAGACGCTGGTGGAATGGTTACTGAGGATACTTGCAAGGAGCAAATGATATATGAAATACATGATCCATCAAGTTATCTTACTCCCGATGTTATAGCAGATTTCTCACAGGTAAATATAACTGAAATTGAGAAAAATAAAGTTTTACTAATAGGTGCCGGTGGGAAAGATAAAACTGGTTTATTTAAGACTAGTGTAGGTTACAAGGATTGTTATATTGGTGAGGGTGAAATGAGTTATGGTGGTTCAGGTGCTTATGAAAGAGCTAAATTAGCTGGAGAGATAATCAAAAAGAGATTAGAGTATGTGAATGCACATATTGAAGAATTGAAAATAGATTTTATTGGAGTAAATTCACTTTACAAAGACTCCCTAAGTGATGCTCTAAACAAAAGTAATAAAAATTTCAATGAAGTAAGACTTAGAGTTGCTGCAAGAACTTTGAATAAAGCAGATGCTACAATAATAGGAAATGAAGTTGAAGCTCTTTATACAAATGGTCCCGCAGGTGGCGGTGGAGCAAGAAAAGGTGTTAAAGAGATAGTATCTGTTGCTTCTATATTTGTACCAAGTGACGACATAAATATAAAAGTAATATATGAGGAGGTATAA
- a CDS encoding CoA transferase subunit A, which produces MNKLTTSKEAIKRVKNGQSIMVGGFLASGHPETLVSSLVETKVKNLTIISNDTGTTECAIYNLIKTGQASTILASYIGANPETGRLLMTKEAEVQLFPQGTLAEKIRAGGAGIGGFLTAVGVGTIVEEGKRKIEIEGIEYLLELPLKADIALIKAHKADENGNLTFKGSTRNFNAIMATAADYVIAEVEEYVKLGEIDPNDVIVPGILVDAIVKVGE; this is translated from the coding sequence ATGAATAAGTTAACTACTTCAAAAGAGGCAATAAAAAGGGTGAAAAATGGACAATCTATAATGGTAGGTGGATTTTTAGCAAGTGGGCATCCAGAAACATTAGTTAGTAGTCTTGTAGAAACAAAAGTTAAAAATCTAACTATTATTTCTAATGATACAGGAACAACAGAGTGTGCTATTTATAATTTAATAAAAACAGGTCAGGCTAGTACAATTCTTGCATCTTATATAGGGGCGAACCCGGAAACCGGGAGATTATTAATGACAAAAGAAGCAGAGGTTCAACTGTTTCCACAAGGTACACTTGCGGAAAAAATACGTGCAGGTGGAGCTGGGATTGGTGGATTTTTAACGGCAGTGGGAGTTGGTACTATAGTTGAGGAAGGAAAAAGGAAAATAGAAATAGAGGGAATAGAATATTTATTAGAGCTTCCGCTTAAAGCGGATATAGCTTTAATTAAGGCCCATAAAGCAGATGAAAATGGAAATCTTACATTTAAAGGTTCTACACGCAACTTTAATGCTATTATGGCAACGGCTGCAGATTATGTAATAGCTGAAGTTGAAGAATATGTAAAATTAGGCGAAATCGATCCAAATGATGTTATAGTACCAGGAATATTAGTGGATGCAATAGTAAAGGTTGGTGAATAA
- a CDS encoding 3-oxoacid CoA-transferase subunit B encodes MDKREFISKRIAQEFKDGDVVNLGIGMPTMVANYVSKNINITLQSENGILGLGPNPKQGELNKDVTDSGGRHITVTSGASFFDSAYSFALIRGGHVDITVLGALEVDEEGNLANWMVPGKKVPGMGGAMDLVVGAKRVILAMEHMNKNGESKILKRCKLPLTAAKEVDTIITDMAVIDVIQGEGLLLKEIALGLTVEDVLNATEAELIISPNLKMMEV; translated from the coding sequence ATGGATAAAAGAGAATTTATATCAAAGAGAATTGCCCAGGAATTTAAAGATGGAGATGTTGTAAATCTTGGAATTGGAATGCCTACAATGGTAGCAAACTATGTTTCTAAGAATATTAATATTACATTACAGTCTGAGAATGGAATTCTTGGATTAGGACCTAATCCAAAGCAAGGAGAGCTAAATAAAGATGTAACAGATTCAGGGGGAAGACATATAACGGTTACATCAGGAGCTTCATTTTTTGATAGCGCATATTCTTTTGCTTTAATTAGGGGTGGACATGTTGATATTACGGTTCTTGGAGCATTAGAAGTTGACGAAGAGGGCAACCTTGCAAATTGGATGGTTCCAGGAAAGAAAGTGCCTGGTATGGGCGGAGCCATGGATTTGGTTGTGGGTGCAAAGAGAGTTATTTTAGCTATGGAGCATATGAACAAAAATGGAGAATCTAAAATATTGAAAAGATGCAAACTACCATTAACCGCAGCGAAAGAAGTAGATACTATTATAACAGATATGGCTGTAATAGATGTTATTCAAGGGGAAGGGTTATTGCTTAAAGAAATAGCACTAGGATTAACTGTGGAAGATGTGCTAAATGCTACTGAAGCAGAACTAATTATATCGCCAAATTTGAAAATGATGGAAGTGTAA
- a CDS encoding sigma-54 interaction domain-containing protein: MEINNWVKVILHSLHEGVLIADSNGIVKYINPAYTRITMVSSNEIIGKFLSEKRPGSRLMNVIEGGKELLRVPRKEGDIEYIVNMVPIIEKAQTIGGISILTEMTEMYNITEQLNKSNIMIRNLQKQVKNLAKAKYCFNDIISVDSNSFETKKLAKRISHNDSNVLITGESGTGKELYANSIHMDSSRQNHSFVAVNCANFDSNLLESELFGYEEGAFTGAKKNGKIGIFELANGGTLFLDEIGEMNYDLQAKILRTLQENTVRRIGGLKDIPINVRIIAATNKNLEKMIEENRFRKDLYYRIVVFPLNISALRNRREDIRPLVEKFLNDMASKFKRNIELSEDAFNILYNYDWPGNIRELNNAIEFAANMVDDFIIRPENLPKIIQSEGVKKNIIKFKSLEKIIKDTEVFEIRKAILIYGETVQGKKNAAKALGISLATLYNKLK, translated from the coding sequence ATGGAAATAAATAATTGGGTAAAGGTAATTTTACATTCCTTACATGAAGGTGTCCTCATAGCAGATAGTAATGGCATTGTAAAATATATAAATCCCGCATACACAAGAATAACAATGGTAAGTAGCAATGAAATTATAGGCAAATTTTTATCAGAAAAAAGACCTGGTTCTAGGCTTATGAATGTAATAGAAGGTGGTAAAGAATTATTGAGGGTTCCTAGAAAAGAGGGTGACATTGAATATATAGTAAATATGGTTCCAATTATAGAAAAGGCACAGACAATCGGAGGTATTTCCATTTTAACAGAAATGACAGAAATGTATAACATTACAGAACAATTAAATAAATCAAACATTATGATAAGAAATCTACAAAAGCAAGTAAAAAATTTGGCAAAAGCTAAATATTGCTTTAATGATATAATATCTGTAGACAGCAACTCTTTTGAAACAAAGAAATTAGCAAAAAGGATTTCCCATAATGATTCAAATGTACTTATTACCGGTGAAAGTGGAACAGGAAAAGAGCTATACGCAAATTCAATACATATGGATAGTAGTAGACAAAATCACTCTTTTGTTGCAGTCAATTGTGCCAATTTTGATAGTAATTTATTAGAAAGTGAGCTTTTTGGATATGAAGAAGGGGCATTTACTGGTGCAAAAAAAAATGGGAAGATAGGGATTTTTGAATTGGCAAATGGAGGTACTTTATTTTTAGATGAAATCGGTGAAATGAATTATGATTTACAGGCAAAGATCTTGAGAACCCTGCAAGAAAATACTGTTAGACGCATAGGAGGACTTAAAGATATACCTATAAATGTAAGAATAATAGCTGCTACAAATAAAAATTTAGAAAAGATGATAGAAGAAAATAGATTTAGAAAAGATTTATACTATAGAATTGTTGTTTTTCCACTAAATATATCTGCACTACGGAATAGACGTGAAGATATTAGGCCACTTGTAGAGAAATTTCTAAATGATATGGCAAGTAAATTTAAAAGAAATATTGAACTTTCTGAAGATGCATTTAATATTCTTTATAATTATGATTGGCCTGGAAACATCCGTGAACTTAATAATGCTATAGAATTTGCAGCAAATATGGTTGATGATTTCATCATTAGGCCAGAAAATCTTCCAAAGATAATTCAATCAGAAGGTGTAAAAAAGAATATTATAAAGTTTAAAAGTCTTGAAAAAATTATAAAAGATACTGAGGTTTTCGAGATTAGAAAGGCTATTCTTATTTATGGAGAGACGGTTCAAGGTAAAAAGAATGCTGCAAAAGCTTTAGGCATTTCATTGGCCACACTTTATAATAAATTAAAATAA